In uncultured Ilyobacter sp., a genomic segment contains:
- a CDS encoding homoserine dehydrogenase — protein sequence MKLGVIGLGTVGEGVLKILTLEKDRLEAMFGEKIEVTKVCDIEEKNFPFGKFNFTNNYKEILEDEEIHTVVELIGGVGIAFEIAKEILGSGRNLVCANKHLIATHGKELFALAEKNDVKFFFEAAVAGGIPVVTPLKEGLFPNRFERIRGILNGTCNYMLSKMEEGMSYEEALKDAQEKGYAEADPTFDVAGIDTGHKISVLAYLAWGELKEFSTIPITGIDKLTKEDIEKAKAEGKRYKLLGEAFQEDGKLTVRVSPQLIESSELLYDVGGVYNAVEIDGSYTGKTIFFGEGAGMDATASAVVSDIYKVLASRSWN from the coding sequence ATGAAATTGGGTGTAATAGGATTAGGTACTGTAGGTGAAGGAGTCTTAAAAATTCTTACACTTGAAAAAGATAGATTAGAAGCTATGTTTGGAGAAAAAATAGAAGTTACAAAAGTATGTGACATTGAAGAGAAGAATTTTCCATTTGGTAAATTTAACTTCACCAATAACTATAAAGAGATATTAGAAGATGAAGAGATTCATACAGTTGTAGAACTAATTGGAGGTGTGGGGATAGCCTTTGAGATAGCCAAGGAGATACTAGGGTCAGGAAGAAACTTAGTATGTGCAAACAAGCATCTTATAGCTACTCACGGAAAAGAGTTATTTGCCCTTGCAGAAAAAAATGATGTTAAGTTTTTCTTTGAGGCAGCTGTTGCAGGAGGAATTCCAGTTGTAACACCACTTAAAGAGGGACTCTTCCCAAATAGATTTGAAAGAATAAGAGGAATACTAAACGGTACATGCAACTATATGCTCTCTAAAATGGAAGAGGGTATGAGTTATGAGGAAGCACTTAAAGATGCTCAGGAAAAAGGGTATGCAGAGGCAGATCCTACATTTGATGTAGCAGGTATAGATACAGGACATAAAATTAGTGTTCTTGCTTATCTGGCATGGGGAGAACTAAAGGAATTTTCAACAATCCCTATAACAGGAATTGACAAGCTAACTAAGGAAGATATAGAAAAAGCCAAGGCAGAAGGAAAAAGATACAAACTTTTAGGAGAAGCATTTCAAGAAGACGGAAAGCTGACAGTAAGAGTGTCGCCACAGTTAATTGAAAGCAGTGAACTCCTTTATGATGTCGGCGGAGTCTATAACGCTGTAGAGATAGACGGTTCTTATACTGGAAAAACAATATTCTTTGGTGAGGGAGCAGGGATGGACGCAACTGCTTCAGCTGTAGTATCTGACATATATAAAGTTTTAGCCAGTCGTTCTTGGAATTAA
- the lspA gene encoding signal peptidase II, with the protein MLYLLLILLLIALDQISKFMIVGKMVEGESIALLYDFLHITYVKNRGVAFGMLQGKINIISFVTVAAIIGIIVYLAKNLKKGNTLENFAYSFILSGAIGNMLDRIFRGFVVDMVDFRGIWSFVFNLADVWINIGVALIVLESVLATKKKEKSIEEESK; encoded by the coding sequence ATGTTGTATCTTCTGTTAATCCTTCTACTGATAGCCTTAGACCAAATTTCAAAATTTATGATAGTTGGTAAGATGGTAGAGGGAGAAAGCATAGCTCTGCTGTATGATTTTTTGCATATAACCTATGTAAAAAATAGAGGAGTCGCCTTTGGGATGCTCCAGGGGAAAATCAACATTATCTCCTTTGTGACAGTGGCAGCAATAATTGGAATAATAGTATATCTTGCAAAGAATTTGAAAAAAGGAAACACACTAGAAAATTTTGCATATTCCTTCATACTTTCCGGTGCTATCGGAAATATGCTCGACAGAATTTTCAGAGGATTCGTTGTGGACATGGTTGATTTCAGGGGAATCTGGAGTTTTGTCTTTAATCTGGCTGATGTCTGGATAAATATAGGGGTGGCCCTTATTGTTTTAGAATCAGTTCTGGCAACGAAAAAAAAGGAGAAAAGTATAGAGGAGGAAAGTAAATGA
- a CDS encoding aspartate kinase encodes MALIVQKFGGTSVKDTERLQEVARWVVKNKEEGNKMVVVVSAPGGMTDSLIKRAEEVHSSPQGRELDMLLSVGEQISAALLSMAIEQLGHKAISFTGPQVGIKTTNDFNNAKILDISPEKIMEKLDSDHVVIITGFQGVDENGDITTLGRGGSDTTAVAVGAAISADQVEIYTDVDGIYTADPRVVKNAGKIPQVSFTEMIEMAGKGAKVLHCRSVELAAKYGIDIHLRSAFTWEEGTWVKGDEEMEKAMVRGITHVKGLAKLTITQLESNNYLSDVMDILEDREIDIRLVNQGLNPSGHFEISFLLEEKEAVRVSKLIEEKLGNKENIDLNLNLGMVSAIGIGVRSNKLQGSIMRILNNNGIKPKMMSSSETSLSYVVAEENVDKLKRLMHDELIEKSLSA; translated from the coding sequence ATGGCATTAATAGTACAGAAATTTGGTGGGACAAGCGTAAAAGACACTGAAAGACTACAGGAAGTAGCCAGGTGGGTCGTTAAAAATAAAGAAGAAGGCAACAAAATGGTGGTAGTTGTATCTGCACCTGGAGGCATGACTGATTCTCTTATAAAAAGAGCTGAAGAGGTTCACAGCAGCCCTCAAGGAAGAGAACTAGATATGCTACTCTCTGTGGGAGAACAAATATCAGCTGCACTTCTTTCAATGGCAATAGAACAGCTTGGACACAAGGCCATCTCTTTTACCGGTCCGCAAGTGGGGATAAAAACGACGAATGATTTTAATAATGCAAAGATATTAGATATATCTCCTGAAAAAATAATGGAGAAATTAGACAGTGACCATGTAGTTATAATAACAGGCTTTCAAGGTGTAGATGAAAATGGGGATATAACCACCCTTGGAAGAGGTGGATCAGATACAACTGCTGTAGCTGTGGGGGCGGCTATATCTGCAGATCAGGTGGAAATATATACTGACGTAGACGGTATATACACAGCTGATCCGAGAGTGGTAAAAAATGCTGGGAAGATACCACAGGTATCTTTTACAGAGATGATAGAGATGGCAGGGAAAGGAGCTAAAGTCCTTCACTGCAGAAGTGTTGAACTAGCTGCTAAATATGGGATCGATATTCATTTGAGATCAGCGTTTACATGGGAAGAAGGAACTTGGGTAAAGGGGGATGAAGAAATGGAAAAAGCAATGGTAAGAGGGATAACACATGTCAAAGGACTTGCTAAATTAACTATAACTCAGCTTGAGAGTAATAATTATCTAAGCGATGTGATGGATATATTAGAAGACAGGGAAATAGATATCAGGCTAGTAAATCAGGGACTTAATCCTTCTGGACATTTTGAAATCTCTTTCCTTTTGGAAGAAAAAGAGGCAGTTAGAGTTTCTAAACTTATAGAAGAAAAGCTGGGAAACAAGGAAAATATTGATTTGAATCTTAACCTGGGAATGGTCTCTGCTATTGGTATAGGGGTTCGTTCAAACAAGCTTCAGGGAAGTATAATGAGAATACTTAATAATAACGGGATCAAACCAAAAATGATGTCTTCTTCTGAAACAAGTCTTTCTTATGTTGTAGCAGAAGAAAATGTAGATAAATTAAAAAGGCTGATGCATGACGAACTTATAGAAAAAAGCCTTTCTGCCTAA
- the glyQ gene encoding glycine--tRNA ligase subunit alpha produces the protein MTFQEMIFALQQYWSSKGCILANPYDIETGAGTFNPNTFLMSLGPEPWNVAYVEPSRRPKDGRYGENPNRVYQHHQFQVIMKPSPKDIQELYLESLRVLGIDPQKHDIRFVEDDWESPTLGAWGLGWEVWLDGMEITQFTYFQQVGGLELEVVPAELTYGLERIALYLQGKESVYDLEWTKGVKYGDIRFQYEYENSKYSFEKADLGLHFQWFDDYEKEALNALEDELVFPAYDYVLKCSHVFNVLDSRGAISTTERMSYILRVRNLAKRCAEVFVQNRKDLGYPLLKKESN, from the coding sequence ATGACCTTTCAAGAAATGATATTTGCACTCCAACAGTACTGGAGTTCTAAAGGATGCATATTAGCAAATCCTTACGACATTGAAACAGGGGCAGGGACGTTCAATCCCAATACATTTCTTATGTCTCTGGGACCAGAGCCTTGGAATGTAGCCTATGTAGAGCCGTCTAGGAGACCTAAAGACGGAAGATACGGAGAAAACCCAAATAGAGTGTATCAGCATCACCAGTTTCAGGTAATAATGAAACCATCGCCTAAAGATATACAAGAGCTCTACCTTGAGAGTCTTAGAGTTCTCGGAATCGACCCTCAAAAGCACGATATCAGATTTGTAGAAGATGACTGGGAGTCACCTACTCTAGGAGCCTGGGGACTAGGATGGGAAGTCTGGCTTGACGGAATGGAAATAACACAATTTACTTATTTCCAACAGGTGGGAGGACTTGAATTAGAAGTCGTACCAGCCGAACTTACCTATGGCCTCGAGAGAATAGCACTTTATCTTCAAGGAAAAGAGAGTGTTTATGACCTCGAATGGACAAAGGGTGTAAAATATGGAGATATAAGATTCCAATATGAGTATGAAAATTCAAAGTATTCCTTTGAAAAAGCAGACTTAGGCCTTCATTTTCAGTGGTTTGACGACTATGAGAAGGAAGCCCTTAATGCCCTTGAAGATGAGCTTGTTTTCCCTGCCTATGACTATGTACTAAAATGTTCTCATGTGTTTAATGTGTTAGATTCGAGGGGAGCTATCTCCACAACAGAGAGAATGTCTTACATCTTAAGAGTGAGAAACCTGGCTAAAAGATGTGCAGAGGTTTTTGTACAAAACAGAAAAGATCTTGGTTATCCATTATTGAAAAAAGAGTCAAACTAA
- a CDS encoding aspartate-semialdehyde dehydrogenase — MSYVVAVVGATGMVGRKMLQVLEEKEFPVKEIKLLASARSAGKKMTFRGKEVVVEELKPESFVGVDVALFSAGGETSKKFAPEAAERGAIVVDNSSAWRMTEGVPLVVPEVNPEAIKESKIIANPNCSTTQCVLPLKVVQDLFGLKRVVYSTYQAVSGSGRDGIEELKEGKRFYPYQIKNNCLPHIDVFLDNGYTKEEEKMINETRKILEVPELPITATCVRVPVLNCHGVSINVETESEIDIQKLREALQDFPGVVLYDDPNNNVYPLASESDEKNEVFVGRLRKDPSIKNGLNMWVVSDNLRKGAATNTVQIAEVLAKGGKI, encoded by the coding sequence ATGAGTTATGTTGTAGCGGTAGTTGGGGCAACTGGTATGGTAGGAAGAAAAATGTTACAGGTACTTGAAGAAAAGGAGTTTCCTGTTAAAGAGATAAAGCTTTTAGCTTCAGCTAGATCAGCTGGTAAAAAGATGACTTTTAGAGGTAAAGAAGTAGTTGTAGAAGAGCTTAAGCCTGAAAGTTTCGTAGGTGTGGATGTGGCATTATTTTCCGCCGGTGGAGAAACAAGTAAAAAGTTTGCTCCTGAGGCTGCAGAAAGAGGGGCTATCGTAGTAGATAACTCAAGTGCATGGAGAATGACAGAAGGAGTTCCGCTAGTAGTACCTGAGGTTAACCCAGAAGCAATAAAAGAGAGCAAGATAATAGCAAATCCTAACTGTTCAACAACACAGTGTGTACTTCCTCTAAAGGTGGTTCAAGACTTATTTGGACTAAAAAGAGTGGTATACAGCACTTATCAGGCTGTCTCAGGATCGGGAAGAGACGGTATAGAGGAGTTGAAAGAGGGGAAAAGATTTTACCCTTATCAGATAAAGAATAACTGCCTTCCACATATAGATGTATTTTTAGACAACGGATACACAAAGGAAGAAGAGAAGATGATAAATGAAACTAGGAAGATTCTTGAGGTTCCTGAGTTGCCAATAACTGCAACTTGCGTAAGAGTACCTGTACTTAATTGCCACGGAGTTTCGATAAATGTTGAAACAGAATCAGAAATAGATATTCAGAAATTAAGAGAAGCATTACAAGATTTTCCAGGAGTTGTATTATATGACGACCCTAATAATAATGTATACCCACTTGCTTCAGAATCAGACGAAAAAAATGAAGTATTTGTAGGAAGACTTAGAAAAGATCCAAGCATCAAAAATGGTCTCAACATGTGGGTAGTATCAGACAACCTTAGAAAAGGTGCAGCAACAAACACCGTACAAATAGCAGAGGTACTTGCAAAAGGGGGAAAAATATGA
- the ileS gene encoding isoleucine--tRNA ligase yields MSDERDYGKTLNLPKTSFQMRANLPNKEPQILKKWDKDKIYKKSIEGKEKQFILHDGPPYANGNIHIGHALNKILKDIILKYKRLQGYNAPYVPGWDTHGLPIELKVTEELGDAAKDMSPLKIREKCTKYAKKWVQKQKADFIRLGVMGDWDNPYLTLNPEYEAKQLEVFKELYENGYIFKGLKPIYWSPATETALAEAEIEYKNHVSPSIYVKMEANSDLLEKLGLDEASLVIWTTTPWTIPANVAICLNAEFEYGVYKTEKGNLILAKGLSEKAFSDMGIENVELIKEFTGDELERTTYRHPFLDRTGIVILGEHVTMEAGTGCVHTAPGHGQDDYVVGTRYGLPVISPINNKGHLTEEAGKFAGMFYKKANKEIAAHMEETGHLLMLKEIEHSYPHDWRSKTPVIFRATEQWFVRAEGSDLREKALKAIEDVEFVPAWGRNRISTMLESRPDWCISRQRIWGVPIPIFYNEATGEEIFYGEIIDRVIGIVKKEGTIAWVKYSPEELIGEELLEKYNLAGLELRKETNIMDVWFDSGVSHRSVLETRENLKRPADLYLEGSDQHRGWFQTSLLTSIGSTGDAPYKQVLTHGFVNDGEGKKMSKSTGNVMSPDDVIKTYGADILRLWCASVDYREDVKISENILKQMAEAYRRVRNTARYILGNTNDFDPIKDRVSYDELPEIDKWAMHKLETLKRKVTENYNKYEFYNLFHDIHYFAGIDMSAFYLDIIKDRLYAENGDSIDRRAAQTVMYEVLVSMNKMIAPILSFTAEEIWSKIPEASKDAESILLSSWYENNDQYINEELAAKWDQIIKIRKEANKSLERARQGENRIIGNSLDAKILIKLNDEGLAKLLEENRKLIEEVLIVSSLEIVSEIDETFTEGEEVEGMFVKVLHAEGEKCERCWKYSTKIGTLEEHPTICPRCSEVLSK; encoded by the coding sequence ATGTCTGATGAAAGAGACTATGGGAAGACCTTAAACCTTCCAAAGACAAGCTTTCAAATGAGAGCGAATCTACCTAACAAAGAACCACAAATATTAAAAAAGTGGGATAAGGACAAAATTTATAAAAAGAGTATAGAGGGGAAAGAAAAACAGTTTATTCTTCACGATGGACCTCCCTATGCCAATGGAAATATCCATATAGGTCACGCTCTCAATAAAATTCTAAAAGATATAATACTAAAATATAAGAGACTTCAGGGTTATAATGCACCTTATGTTCCAGGTTGGGATACTCATGGACTTCCTATAGAATTAAAAGTTACAGAGGAGCTTGGAGATGCAGCAAAGGATATGTCTCCTCTTAAAATAAGAGAAAAATGCACCAAATATGCTAAAAAATGGGTACAAAAACAAAAGGCTGACTTCATCAGACTGGGAGTAATGGGAGACTGGGATAATCCTTATCTTACTTTAAACCCAGAGTATGAGGCAAAACAACTAGAGGTATTTAAAGAATTATACGAAAATGGATATATTTTCAAGGGGCTAAAGCCTATCTACTGGTCTCCAGCTACAGAGACTGCCCTTGCAGAAGCAGAGATAGAATACAAAAATCACGTGTCGCCTTCTATCTATGTAAAGATGGAAGCTAATTCTGATCTTCTTGAAAAACTGGGATTAGATGAAGCCTCACTTGTTATATGGACCACAACTCCTTGGACTATTCCTGCAAATGTGGCTATATGTCTAAATGCTGAGTTTGAATATGGAGTTTACAAAACTGAAAAAGGAAATCTTATCTTGGCCAAAGGCCTGTCAGAAAAGGCTTTTTCAGATATGGGAATAGAAAATGTAGAACTTATAAAGGAGTTCACAGGGGATGAATTAGAAAGAACGACTTATAGACATCCTTTCTTAGACAGAACTGGAATCGTCATCCTAGGAGAGCATGTAACTATGGAAGCTGGTACAGGGTGTGTACATACAGCTCCTGGACATGGTCAGGATGACTACGTAGTGGGAACAAGATACGGACTGCCTGTTATCTCACCTATAAACAACAAGGGACACCTTACAGAGGAAGCTGGAAAGTTCGCAGGAATGTTTTATAAAAAGGCAAACAAGGAGATCGCCGCTCACATGGAGGAGACAGGACACCTTCTTATGTTAAAAGAGATAGAGCACTCTTATCCACATGACTGGAGATCAAAAACTCCTGTAATATTCAGAGCCACAGAACAGTGGTTTGTAAGAGCTGAGGGTTCTGACTTGAGAGAAAAAGCCCTAAAGGCCATAGAAGACGTAGAGTTCGTACCAGCATGGGGTAGAAACAGAATAAGCACAATGCTTGAGTCAAGGCCTGACTGGTGTATATCAAGACAGAGAATCTGGGGAGTTCCTATCCCTATATTCTACAATGAGGCGACTGGAGAGGAAATATTCTATGGTGAAATCATTGACAGAGTTATAGGTATAGTAAAAAAAGAAGGGACTATAGCATGGGTTAAATATTCCCCTGAAGAACTTATAGGTGAAGAGCTTCTTGAAAAATATAACCTAGCAGGTTTAGAGCTTAGAAAAGAAACAAATATAATGGATGTATGGTTTGACTCTGGAGTTTCTCACAGATCTGTATTAGAGACGAGAGAAAACTTAAAAAGACCTGCAGATCTATATTTAGAAGGCTCAGATCAGCACAGAGGATGGTTCCAGACTTCTCTTCTAACTTCGATAGGGTCCACAGGAGATGCACCTTATAAGCAGGTTCTTACTCACGGATTTGTAAATGACGGAGAGGGAAAGAAAATGTCCAAATCTACAGGAAACGTAATGTCTCCTGATGATGTAATCAAAACTTACGGTGCAGACATACTTAGATTGTGGTGTGCATCTGTAGATTATAGAGAAGATGTAAAAATATCTGAAAATATCCTAAAGCAAATGGCAGAGGCTTATAGAAGAGTTAGAAATACTGCTAGATATATATTGGGGAATACAAATGACTTTGATCCTATCAAAGACAGAGTTTCTTATGACGAGCTTCCTGAGATAGACAAATGGGCTATGCATAAGCTTGAAACTCTTAAAAGAAAAGTTACTGAAAATTACAACAAATATGAGTTCTACAACTTATTCCACGACATTCATTATTTTGCAGGAATAGATATGTCAGCTTTCTATCTTGATATAATCAAAGATAGACTTTATGCAGAAAACGGAGATTCTATAGATAGAAGGGCGGCTCAGACTGTTATGTATGAGGTACTTGTATCTATGAACAAAATGATAGCTCCTATACTTTCCTTTACAGCTGAGGAAATCTGGAGTAAAATCCCTGAAGCTTCAAAAGATGCTGAATCTATACTCCTCTCTAGCTGGTATGAAAATAATGACCAGTATATAAATGAAGAGCTTGCAGCAAAGTGGGATCAGATCATAAAAATCAGAAAAGAAGCAAACAAGTCTCTTGAAAGAGCTAGACAAGGTGAAAACAGAATAATAGGAAACTCCCTTGATGCCAAGATTCTAATAAAATTAAATGATGAAGGCCTGGCAAAGCTTCTAGAAGAAAATAGAAAACTGATAGAAGAAGTTCTAATTGTGTCGTCTCTAGAGATAGTTTCAGAAATTGATGAAACATTTACTGAAGGAGAAGAGGTAGAAGGAATGTTTGTAAAGGTACTTCACGCTGAAGGAGAAAAGTGTGAAAGATGCTGGAAGTATTCTACCAAAATAGGTACTCTAGAAGAGCATCCTACAATCTGTCCTAGATGTTCAGAAGTTTTGAGTAAATAA
- a CDS encoding homoserine kinase: protein MAVYTKLSDDYIKNILKNYSFKKVDRIEEISEGILNTNYFIEGDKGKFIFRILEGERDYTEEAKELEFLEYLNSNGFPCPTAIKNVSGENYEFIDGKMASVFTFIEGEKVKSINENNMKEIGRKLGKMHTLLKDRDITRNRKIDMQYFYDIISKSDLKGILKDDYDFIIKYYERASKVDYSNLPFGIIHNDIFPDNVFMQGGEISGIIDFNDCLRGPLILDLAIVISFWIRNRGFSDEVENRLTKVFLNAYETERKITKEEMELMDEALIRIALTFIFLRVNKFHVEDNSSVNMEFKNYKDLLPLLRYF, encoded by the coding sequence GTGGCTGTTTATACTAAATTGAGCGATGACTATATAAAGAATATATTGAAAAATTACTCCTTTAAAAAGGTAGACAGAATAGAGGAGATATCAGAAGGGATATTAAACACTAATTATTTTATAGAGGGTGACAAGGGAAAGTTTATTTTTAGAATTTTAGAGGGTGAGAGAGATTATACAGAAGAGGCAAAAGAGCTTGAATTCCTCGAATATCTAAATTCAAACGGATTTCCATGTCCAACAGCTATAAAAAATGTCTCAGGAGAAAATTACGAATTTATAGATGGTAAAATGGCTTCTGTATTTACATTTATAGAGGGGGAAAAAGTAAAGTCTATAAATGAAAATAATATGAAAGAGATTGGACGAAAGCTTGGTAAAATGCACACTCTCTTAAAAGACAGGGATATAACCAGAAATAGAAAAATTGATATGCAGTATTTTTATGATATAATATCCAAATCAGATCTAAAAGGGATACTTAAAGATGACTATGATTTTATTATTAAATACTATGAGAGAGCATCTAAAGTAGATTACTCAAATCTTCCCTTTGGTATAATTCACAATGATATTTTTCCTGACAATGTTTTTATGCAAGGTGGGGAAATTTCAGGGATAATAGATTTCAATGATTGTCTTAGAGGGCCGCTTATTCTCGATCTGGCAATAGTTATAAGTTTTTGGATAAGAAACAGAGGCTTTTCAGATGAAGTCGAAAATAGGCTGACTAAAGTATTTTTAAACGCCTATGAGACTGAGAGAAAAATAACTAAAGAAGAGATGGAGCTTATGGATGAAGCTCTTATAAGAATAGCTCTTACTTTTATATTTTTGAGAGTTAATAAATTTCATGTAGAGGACAACAGCAGTGTAAATATGGAGTTTAAAAATTACAAAGATCTCCTTCCATTGCTGAGATATTTCTAA
- the glyS gene encoding glycine--tRNA ligase subunit beta — MKILLEIGMEEIPARFLKPALNDIEKYIKKEFESQRVNFETLKTFGTPRRLVLLVDGVSERQEDLDIVNTGPAKEVAYDVNGELTRAGVGFAKSQGIDPTDLEILETPKGEYIAVRKFVEGKDTKELLPELLKNLITGLTFPKSMKWSDLNMRFARPVQWFLAMANNELIEFEIEGIKSSLKSKGHRFFGEDFEVSSIEEYFTKVKENNVIVDIEERKQMILNMIQEKCTKTGEQVLIEPELLDEVTNLIEYPYPIVGTFNSEFLEVPQEVLIISMQVHQRYFPILDDKGKLLPKFVVIRNGITSSEHVRKGNEKVLSARLSDARFFYQEDQKKSLEEFVEKLSTVVFQKDLGTIAQKISRSKKLAEYMTGKLALNDSKEDIMRTIHLAKADLVSNMIGEKEFTKLQGFMGADYALKAGEKEVVSKGIEEHYYPRYQGDKLPQGIEGVIAGICDRMDTLVGCFGIGMIPSGSKDPFALRRAALAIVNIILNSKLVISLEELISKMLDILEEDNVLKRPKKDVLNELMEFFRQRAINVFADKGHRKDVISAVLSIDCDVLLEASEKIETLEKVSKEEGFNDLVLLLKRVGNISKDHLEKTISTDLLVEEAEKELHKFYVDLDSKTELNLQTKSYEDFFRNILAGKDVINNFFDRVMVMDKDQSLKNNRLSLLKSLNEIFNRVAKLNLIEEK, encoded by the coding sequence GTGAAGATCCTATTGGAAATAGGTATGGAAGAGATACCTGCAAGGTTTTTGAAGCCTGCGCTAAATGATATAGAAAAATATATTAAAAAGGAATTTGAGAGTCAAAGAGTAAACTTTGAAACCCTTAAAACTTTTGGAACTCCTAGAAGGCTAGTTCTTCTAGTTGACGGAGTTTCAGAAAGACAAGAAGACCTTGATATTGTAAATACAGGTCCTGCAAAGGAAGTAGCCTATGATGTGAATGGTGAACTTACAAGAGCTGGTGTCGGATTTGCAAAATCACAGGGAATAGATCCAACTGATCTGGAGATTTTAGAAACCCCTAAGGGTGAATATATTGCTGTAAGAAAATTTGTAGAGGGAAAAGATACAAAGGAGCTTCTTCCTGAACTGTTGAAAAATCTAATTACAGGACTTACATTCCCTAAATCTATGAAATGGTCTGATTTAAACATGAGATTTGCAAGACCTGTACAGTGGTTCTTGGCAATGGCAAACAATGAATTGATAGAATTTGAAATAGAAGGAATAAAAAGCAGCCTAAAGTCAAAAGGACATAGATTTTTTGGTGAGGATTTTGAAGTCTCTTCAATTGAAGAGTATTTCACAAAAGTCAAAGAGAACAATGTAATAGTGGATATAGAAGAAAGAAAACAGATGATTCTCAATATGATACAGGAAAAATGTACCAAGACAGGGGAACAGGTACTTATCGAGCCTGAGCTCTTAGATGAGGTAACAAATCTTATAGAGTATCCTTACCCTATAGTTGGAACCTTCAACTCAGAATTCTTAGAGGTTCCTCAGGAAGTTCTTATTATATCCATGCAGGTTCATCAGAGATACTTCCCGATTTTAGATGATAAGGGTAAACTTTTACCTAAATTTGTAGTTATCAGAAATGGTATAACTTCTTCTGAGCATGTAAGAAAAGGTAACGAGAAAGTTTTATCTGCAAGACTTTCTGATGCCAGATTCTTTTATCAGGAAGATCAGAAAAAATCACTTGAGGAGTTTGTAGAGAAATTATCTACTGTGGTATTCCAAAAAGATCTAGGAACAATAGCTCAAAAGATCTCAAGAAGTAAAAAACTTGCTGAATATATGACTGGCAAGCTAGCCTTAAATGATTCAAAAGAAGATATCATGAGAACTATTCACCTTGCAAAGGCCGACCTTGTCTCTAACATGATAGGAGAAAAAGAGTTTACAAAACTCCAAGGGTTTATGGGGGCAGATTATGCCCTTAAAGCAGGAGAGAAGGAGGTCGTTTCAAAGGGTATAGAGGAGCATTATTATCCGAGATACCAGGGCGACAAGCTTCCTCAGGGTATAGAGGGAGTGATAGCAGGTATTTGTGACAGGATGGATACCCTAGTGGGTTGTTTTGGCATAGGAATGATCCCTAGCGGTTCTAAAGATCCATTTGCCTTAAGAAGGGCAGCACTTGCCATTGTAAATATAATTTTGAATTCAAAACTTGTGATATCCTTAGAAGAGCTCATCTCTAAAATGCTTGATATTTTAGAAGAGGACAATGTTCTCAAGAGACCTAAAAAAGATGTGTTAAATGAGCTTATGGAATTTTTCAGACAGAGAGCTATAAACGTCTTTGCTGATAAGGGGCACAGGAAAGATGTTATCAGTGCTGTTCTCAGCATAGATTGTGATGTTCTTCTAGAGGCCTCTGAAAAAATAGAGACACTGGAAAAGGTTTCTAAGGAAGAGGGATTTAATGACCTTGTACTTCTTTTAAAAAGAGTAGGAAATATCTCTAAAGATCACCTTGAAAAAACAATTTCAACTGATCTACTTGTGGAAGAAGCTGAAAAGGAACTTCATAAATTTTATGTGGATCTTGACTCAAAAACAGAATTAAACCTTCAAACTAAATCTTATGAGGACTTCTTTAGAAATATCCTGGCTGGTAAAGATGTAATAAACAACTTTTTTGACAGGGTAATGGTTATGGACAAAGATCAGTCATTAAAAAATAATAGACTTTCTCTTTTGAAATCTTTAAATGAGATATTCAACAGAGTTGCCAAATTAAATTTGATAGAAGAAAAATAA